One window of Inquilinus sp. Marseille-Q2685 genomic DNA carries:
- a CDS encoding response regulator, with the protein MSIRTTDGTGSAGRRDRLIVVEDDPVTRTMIARYFAEEGFEVEEAATGAECRRALKRSPADLLFIDIQLPDGDGLDLAREIRSTSAVGIIFVTQKDSEVDRIVGLELAGDDYVTKPVKLRELLARSRALLRRRGLERAAARHNSVITFDSWLLDQTRRELTTRDGTPVRVTRGEFDLLAALVQANGRPLSRDYLVEVVSNRDTEVGDRTVDALVARLRRKLQTQDGGPPVIVTVTGVGYKLGVRTDARG; encoded by the coding sequence ATGAGCATCAGGACGACGGACGGGACAGGCAGCGCCGGACGGCGCGATCGCCTGATCGTGGTGGAGGACGACCCGGTCACGCGCACCATGATCGCGCGCTATTTCGCCGAGGAGGGCTTCGAGGTGGAGGAGGCGGCGACCGGCGCGGAATGCCGGCGGGCCCTGAAGCGCAGCCCGGCCGACCTGCTGTTCATCGACATCCAGCTGCCGGACGGCGACGGCCTCGACCTGGCCCGCGAGATCCGGTCGACCAGCGCGGTCGGCATCATCTTCGTGACCCAGAAGGACAGCGAGGTCGACCGCATCGTCGGGCTGGAGCTGGCGGGCGACGACTACGTGACCAAGCCGGTGAAGCTGCGAGAGCTGCTGGCCCGGTCCCGGGCGCTGCTGCGCCGCCGCGGGCTGGAGCGCGCCGCCGCGCGGCACAATTCCGTGATCACTTTCGACTCCTGGCTCCTGGACCAGACGCGGCGCGAGCTGACGACCCGGGACGGGACCCCGGTGCGGGTGACACGCGGCGAGTTCGACCTGCTGGCGGCGCTGGTGCAGGCCAACGGCCGGCCGCTCAGCCGCGACTACCTGGTCGAGGTGGTCAGCAACCGCGACACCGAGGTCGGCGACCGCACCGTCGACGCGCTGGTCGCCCGGCTGCGGCGCAAGCTGCAGACGCAGGACGGCGGGCCGCCGGTGATCGTCACCGTGACCGGGGTCGGCTACAAGCTGGGCGTCCGCACCGACGCGCGCGGCTGA
- a CDS encoding NAD(P)/FAD-dependent oxidoreductase: MSEQQTTYPHVPIAEMLQRIRKDNTGHGTKHVVILGAGIAGLAAAYELQQLGHIATILEGSERVGGRILTHHFKDGSYNELGAMRVPGSHDYTHYYIDRAGLTGRLIPFVNSVPQNFLDIHDVVCRLGEDRSRIYPRYGLPETAPSPDGAYPQDPGGAIFGWVLANAIAPLTPYEQDSLFKGEVTTDRLRYLDSLSLGAFLDTVLPQPVKQLVGAYTSLAVWFDKAVTMFIRDTIVGTGNNLTTLHGGMSQLPDTLAAMLRPGTVMLQHEVTRISLTSETSVEIGYVGPEGPQILAADYVLCTLPFGVMRRLQLDGFSYAKRLSISQMAYAASTKVILDCRERFWQSRYGIYGGGSVSDGLQRQTYYPMDHLQVERGPLPSRPWSNPHTGPAHDERTGPAPNADSTMPGALLGAYCWGSDALRLGLMEPGAQVEAVRRGIARYHPEILDDRLVVDSASICWQSHKWSAGAFAFLLPGQLGSIFLDGKKPEGRVFFAGEHCSLDQAWIQGALIASLEAVDQIVSI; this comes from the coding sequence ATGTCCGAGCAGCAGACCACCTACCCGCATGTTCCGATCGCCGAGATGCTGCAGCGGATCCGGAAGGACAACACCGGACACGGCACCAAGCACGTGGTGATCCTGGGGGCCGGCATCGCCGGCCTGGCGGCGGCCTACGAGCTGCAGCAGCTCGGCCACATCGCCACGATCCTCGAGGGCAGCGAGCGCGTCGGCGGCCGCATCCTGACCCACCATTTCAAGGACGGCAGCTACAACGAGCTGGGGGCGATGCGCGTCCCGGGCTCGCACGACTACACCCACTACTACATCGACCGCGCCGGCCTGACGGGCCGGCTGATCCCGTTCGTCAACAGCGTCCCCCAGAACTTCCTCGACATCCACGACGTGGTCTGCCGGCTGGGAGAGGACCGCAGCCGGATCTATCCGCGCTACGGCCTGCCGGAGACCGCGCCCTCGCCCGACGGCGCCTATCCGCAGGATCCGGGTGGTGCCATCTTCGGCTGGGTGCTGGCCAACGCCATCGCGCCCCTGACCCCGTACGAGCAGGACAGCCTGTTCAAGGGCGAGGTGACGACCGACAGGCTGCGCTATCTCGACAGCCTGTCTCTCGGCGCCTTCCTCGACACCGTGCTGCCGCAGCCGGTGAAGCAGCTGGTCGGCGCCTATACCAGCCTCGCCGTCTGGTTCGACAAGGCGGTGACGATGTTCATCCGCGACACCATCGTCGGCACCGGCAACAACCTGACCACGCTGCATGGCGGCATGAGCCAGCTGCCCGACACGCTGGCGGCGATGCTGCGGCCGGGCACGGTGATGCTGCAGCACGAGGTCACCCGCATCAGCCTGACCTCCGAGACCAGCGTCGAGATCGGCTATGTCGGGCCGGAAGGCCCGCAGATTCTGGCCGCGGACTATGTGCTGTGCACCCTGCCCTTCGGGGTCATGCGCCGGCTGCAGCTGGACGGCTTCAGCTACGCCAAGCGCCTGTCGATCAGCCAGATGGCCTACGCCGCCTCGACCAAGGTCATCCTCGACTGCCGCGAGCGGTTCTGGCAGTCGCGCTACGGCATCTATGGCGGCGGGTCGGTCTCGGATGGGCTGCAGCGCCAGACCTACTATCCGATGGATCACCTGCAGGTCGAGCGCGGCCCGCTGCCGTCGCGGCCCTGGTCCAACCCGCACACCGGCCCGGCGCATGACGAGCGCACCGGCCCCGCGCCGAACGCCGATTCCACGATGCCCGGCGCGCTGCTCGGCGCCTATTGCTGGGGGTCGGACGCGCTGCGCCTCGGGCTGATGGAGCCGGGGGCACAGGTCGAGGCCGTGCGGCGCGGCATCGCCCGGTACCATCCGGAGATCCTGGACGACAGGCTGGTGGTCGATTCCGCGTCGATCTGCTGGCAGTCGCACAAATGGTCGGCGGGGGCCTTCGCCTTCCTGCTGCCCGGCCAGCTCGGCTCGATCTTCCTCGACGGCAAGAAGCCGGAGGGCCGGGTGTTCTTCGCCGGCGAGCACTGCTCGCTCGACCAGGCCTGGATCCAGGGCGCGCTGATCGCCTCGCTCGAGGCGGTCGACCAGATCGTCAGCATCTGA
- a CDS encoding FAD-dependent oxidoreductase, protein MGAEIDGVIDCAIIGGGMGGVYSAWRLATAPESKVPAAGIHLFEMSDRIGGRLDTVRLPGMPHVPAELGGMRIMTSQSLVMGLVQRLGFKTEPFPMGGKQNLAYLRSHRFQVGQYGDASVVPYWLTGEELGKPPSKLVVQAIETVIPGASSMSNEELRKACAAATLNGFPLRQHGFWQVLLNALSIEAYNLALAGGGFNTVLTNWNAAEAIPWYMEDWSIPADQTAYVHLPEGYEALPRRLCDEFEAAGGRVHLRRELIAFSRREDGLYALTIHDHGVGRDHVVLARRLVLAMPRRSLDRIAEHPLDRAGPSEFFAKPGVADLLATVTGQALYKFALAYPQPWWHALDLESGDSVTDLPLRQIYYFETEGDMPGGDPGNRNSLLVAAYTDGISVDFWEGVRHSGPRFEGRPNPFVAAGEARLPDIYDVSALMVAEAHRQLLEVHGVTDAPEPYAAAFRDWGDDPYGGGWHSWNIGVDTAAVMPRIVKPVADEEVYICGESYSTYQGWVEGALQTAEMMLTGHFGLAPAPAGSPAA, encoded by the coding sequence ATGGGCGCGGAGATCGACGGCGTCATCGACTGTGCCATCATCGGCGGCGGCATGGGCGGCGTGTACAGCGCCTGGCGGCTGGCCACCGCGCCTGAGTCCAAGGTCCCGGCGGCCGGCATCCACCTGTTCGAGATGAGCGACCGGATCGGCGGCCGGCTCGACACCGTCCGCCTGCCCGGCATGCCTCATGTGCCGGCCGAGCTCGGCGGCATGCGGATCATGACCTCGCAGTCGCTGGTCATGGGCCTGGTCCAGCGACTGGGCTTCAAGACCGAGCCGTTCCCGATGGGCGGCAAGCAGAACCTGGCCTATCTGCGCAGCCACCGCTTCCAGGTCGGCCAGTATGGCGACGCCTCGGTGGTGCCGTACTGGCTGACCGGGGAGGAGCTCGGCAAGCCGCCGTCGAAGCTGGTGGTGCAGGCGATCGAGACGGTGATCCCCGGCGCCAGCAGTATGAGCAACGAGGAACTGCGCAAGGCTTGTGCCGCCGCCACGCTGAACGGCTTCCCGCTGCGCCAGCACGGCTTCTGGCAGGTGCTGCTGAACGCGCTCAGCATCGAGGCCTACAACCTCGCCTTGGCCGGCGGCGGCTTCAACACGGTGCTGACCAACTGGAACGCGGCCGAGGCCATCCCCTGGTACATGGAGGACTGGTCGATCCCGGCGGACCAGACGGCCTATGTCCATCTGCCCGAGGGCTACGAGGCCCTGCCCCGGCGCCTGTGCGACGAGTTCGAAGCGGCCGGCGGCCGCGTCCATCTGCGGCGGGAGCTGATCGCCTTCAGCCGGCGCGAGGACGGGCTGTACGCCCTGACCATCCACGACCACGGCGTCGGCCGCGACCATGTCGTGCTGGCGCGCCGCTTGGTCCTGGCCATGCCGCGCCGGTCGTTGGACCGCATCGCCGAGCATCCGCTCGACCGCGCCGGCCCGAGCGAGTTCTTCGCCAAGCCCGGCGTGGCCGACCTCCTGGCCACCGTCACCGGCCAGGCACTGTACAAATTCGCCCTGGCCTATCCGCAGCCCTGGTGGCACGCGCTGGATCTGGAGTCCGGCGATTCGGTCACCGACCTGCCGCTGCGCCAGATCTATTACTTCGAGACCGAGGGCGACATGCCCGGCGGCGACCCGGGCAACCGGAACTCGCTGCTGGTCGCAGCCTATACCGATGGCATCTCGGTCGACTTCTGGGAGGGCGTCCGCCACAGCGGTCCGCGCTTCGAGGGCCGGCCCAATCCCTTCGTCGCCGCCGGGGAGGCGCGGCTGCCCGACATCTACGACGTCAGCGCGCTGATGGTGGCCGAGGCGCATCGCCAGCTGCTGGAGGTGCACGGCGTGACCGATGCGCCGGAGCCCTATGCCGCCGCGTTCCGCGACTGGGGCGACGACCCCTATGGCGGCGGCTGGCACTCCTGGAACATCGGCGTCGACACCGCGGCGGTGATGCCCCGCATTGTCAAGCCGGTCGCCGACGAGGAGGTCTATATCTGCGGCGAATCCTACTCGACCTATCAGGGCTGGGTCGAAGGCGCGCTGCAGACCGCCGAGATGATGCTGACCGGGCATTTCGGCCTGGCCCCCGCCCCGGCCGGCAGCCCCGCCGCCTGA
- a CDS encoding AAA family ATPase has product MPDDPYQPRRREVIHRTPTTTVTRAVLGDGRPVILKEGLGEPAVGLLDRLRREHEILSRFESDLVVRPVGLQPDGPEGPALVLEDVGGIALSEWIADAPPDLAGRIAIAEALALGLAHVHERGVLHGDLSAHNIVIDPATRRVNYIDFGGAVALDRGASIPAEALPAVEDLTAVAPERTGRMNRPVDHRADLYSLGAVLYQLFAGRPPFAGEERLELLHAHLAQRPVPLDALLPEFPPVLAEIVAALLMKDAAARYGNAADLVADLGRCRIGFAPAGVAGGRIAPFAITAGRGGDSFGDELYGRAAALTALQEAFETARGDRGGAVLITGAPGLGKSALPAGLRDRVAEAGGHFAAGKFEQQRDEPYSGLVQAFAGLVRGVLTEPDAVVAAWRTALLDRLGRSASVLAELVPGLDRLIGPQPPAAVLAPAEAGRRLAQAVHELVAVFATPDHPLVLLLDDLQWADAASLELLGPICAAAPGGGLLLVGTCRDGDPGPALRDTLEALDAQPGGLRRIDLQPLAPEDIEAMLTAAYPGRPDQATAAAALVHAKTLGNPLFARQLLGHLRETGAIGPSGNWDLDRIAAVDATDNVVGFLADRIGHLPAELQRVVTTSACLGMQVDAQVLGAVLGLDDAHLRRILGDAVAEGLMVVRDGGVGFAHDRIREAAYRLAAEPAVLHRRIALLLLERTGEAQLPGAAFAIARHLNAAGDLDHDPALRARCAEINLIAARQARATAAFAPARDYAETGLRLTDPGFWETRYTDIAEAALLLAECRMLTQDHAAFDREAEELAARLRTDEHRLQLAMLRLLSFDARSMGHEAIEAGRQALRLVGIELPATVEQQREAVGAEFAEFQRLMAGRPAEALLDLPPLRDRRLAAAMQILFRLAPDAHDTLQPELFALMALRNANLMLQHGSDALAPGIIVTLALTLRGLTGDSVTADALGRTAIALDARLGHPLTASVTFVYSYFLQHWLHPLENALQLNLDGIRAGFEMGDIQFAAYHAATYVIHLACNGGALPEVVRAGEDHLRLIGDQNRTAAVHCRLEVDFAAALMGRTAAPTSLARDRVRSEAEEEDHLRALGFAERSRYLIRRLQLALLFRDLDAARRLIAPTRANLPGVDANVIEADGVTTLLLAALADGGDRGGDFAAQRDRLRAWSTLNPHNFGAMDSLVEAELARADGRAGDALRLYGDAIRRAEAGKLTHYAALANEYAGRCCLGLGNEVAGMAHLREAAALYGYWGASAKVTALEQEFPRLAARSRTGRASLREPGSPAGEDDIDFRAVLRAAHSISREIDLPRLVQRVLGAIQESAGASYGVLVLRREDGLHVEAVGRDREVSVLAGDGTARLEASDALPQSVLSYVLRTREALVLDNAQHSPEFLRDPYIRANRVASVLCAPLDERGQVDGLIYLENNLAAGVFSPRRLEVVQVLAAQAAIALANARLFTALDGARTELLRANEGLEQKVSERTAELDAARNRAVAKEREARRARRAAEVANQAKSRFLAVVSHEIRTPMNGVLGMLQILDRDPLPEEQRRYLEIAEESGRSLLDLIDGILDYARLENSREALDLHDFDLHRLVADAIELIRPQAAAKGLALTLSIDAPPEAILHSDPRRLGRVLINLLSNAVKFTSEGGIAVTVGLDPMSGAMPRSTLHMAVTDTGIGIAPDMHERIFGDFIQADSSIARRYGGTGLGLAICRRIADLLGGTLTVDSAPGRGSTFRLAVPVTPGTARPEAPAPVAAGPALSVLVVDDDPINRAVAAGLLGRLGHRVTLADGGQAAIEAAAAGTFDVVMMDLHMPGMDGLEATRRIRALPGDREPPHILALTADLTDGSRQRCALAGIERILGKPLQLATLQRMLAAISDSRPPVEQPAASADPTALVDREFYDERHEILGIRELARLALMFHRVSRPMVRAIGAAADGGDRSSLARLAHRLSSSAGALGLVRLARHAATIEACAGDDVPVDGLADMAAALVPLRRLSIDALMAEIRRSAAQPRASVRTPSL; this is encoded by the coding sequence GTGCCGGACGACCCCTATCAGCCCCGCCGCCGAGAGGTGATCCACCGCACCCCCACCACCACGGTGACCCGGGCGGTGCTCGGGGACGGCCGCCCCGTGATCCTGAAGGAGGGCCTGGGCGAGCCGGCGGTCGGCCTGCTGGACCGGCTGCGGCGCGAGCACGAGATCCTGTCGCGCTTCGAGTCCGACCTCGTCGTCCGCCCGGTCGGGCTGCAGCCCGACGGCCCGGAGGGGCCGGCCCTGGTGCTGGAGGATGTCGGCGGGATCGCGCTGTCGGAGTGGATCGCCGACGCGCCGCCGGACCTCGCCGGCCGGATCGCGATCGCGGAGGCTCTGGCGCTTGGCCTGGCCCATGTGCATGAGCGCGGCGTGCTGCATGGCGACCTGTCCGCCCACAACATCGTGATCGATCCGGCGACGCGCCGGGTCAACTACATCGATTTCGGCGGGGCCGTGGCGCTGGACCGCGGCGCCTCCATTCCGGCCGAGGCCCTGCCGGCCGTGGAGGACCTGACCGCCGTCGCCCCCGAGCGCACCGGCCGGATGAACCGGCCTGTCGACCATCGTGCCGACCTCTATTCGCTCGGCGCCGTCCTGTACCAGCTGTTCGCCGGCCGCCCGCCCTTCGCCGGCGAGGAGCGGCTGGAGCTGCTGCACGCCCATCTGGCCCAGCGCCCGGTGCCGCTGGACGCGCTGCTGCCGGAGTTTCCGCCGGTGCTGGCGGAGATCGTGGCGGCGCTGCTGATGAAGGACGCCGCGGCCCGGTACGGCAACGCCGCCGATCTCGTGGCCGATCTGGGACGCTGCCGCATCGGCTTCGCGCCGGCGGGGGTCGCAGGGGGGCGCATCGCCCCCTTCGCCATCACGGCCGGCAGGGGTGGCGACAGCTTCGGCGACGAGCTGTACGGCCGCGCCGCTGCCCTGACCGCGCTGCAGGAGGCGTTCGAGACGGCCCGCGGCGACCGCGGCGGCGCCGTCCTGATCACCGGCGCCCCCGGCCTCGGCAAGAGCGCGCTGCCCGCCGGGCTGCGCGACCGCGTGGCCGAGGCCGGCGGGCATTTCGCCGCCGGCAAGTTCGAGCAGCAGCGCGACGAGCCCTATTCCGGCCTGGTCCAGGCCTTCGCCGGGCTGGTCCGCGGTGTGCTGACCGAACCCGACGCCGTGGTCGCGGCTTGGCGGACCGCCCTGCTGGACCGGCTGGGCCGCAGCGCGAGCGTGCTGGCCGAGCTGGTGCCCGGACTCGATCGGCTGATCGGGCCGCAGCCGCCGGCGGCCGTTCTGGCCCCGGCCGAGGCCGGGCGCCGGCTGGCGCAGGCGGTGCACGAGCTGGTCGCCGTCTTCGCCACGCCGGACCATCCGCTGGTGCTGCTGCTGGACGATCTGCAATGGGCGGACGCCGCGAGCCTGGAGCTGCTGGGCCCGATCTGCGCCGCCGCGCCCGGCGGCGGGCTGCTGCTGGTCGGTACCTGCCGCGACGGCGACCCCGGCCCTGCGCTGCGGGACACGCTCGAGGCGCTCGACGCACAGCCCGGCGGGCTGCGCCGCATCGACTTGCAGCCGCTGGCGCCGGAGGATATCGAGGCCATGCTGACCGCGGCCTATCCCGGCAGGCCGGATCAGGCGACGGCCGCAGCCGCCCTGGTGCATGCCAAGACCCTGGGCAACCCGCTGTTCGCCCGCCAGCTGCTGGGCCATCTGCGCGAGACCGGCGCGATCGGTCCTTCCGGGAACTGGGACCTGGACCGCATCGCCGCGGTGGATGCGACCGACAACGTGGTCGGCTTCCTGGCCGACCGCATCGGCCATCTGCCGGCGGAGCTGCAGCGCGTGGTGACCACCAGCGCCTGCCTCGGCATGCAGGTCGACGCGCAGGTGCTCGGCGCCGTGCTCGGCCTCGACGACGCGCATCTGCGGCGAATCCTCGGCGACGCGGTGGCGGAAGGGCTGATGGTCGTCCGCGACGGCGGCGTCGGCTTCGCCCATGACCGGATCCGCGAGGCCGCCTACCGGCTCGCCGCCGAACCTGCGGTCCTGCATCGCCGCATCGCCCTGCTGCTGCTGGAGCGGACCGGCGAGGCCCAGCTGCCCGGCGCCGCCTTCGCCATCGCCCGGCACCTGAACGCCGCGGGCGACCTGGATCACGATCCCGCGTTGCGGGCGCGCTGCGCCGAGATCAACCTGATCGCGGCCCGGCAGGCGCGGGCGACCGCAGCCTTCGCCCCCGCCCGCGACTATGCCGAGACCGGGCTGCGCCTGACCGATCCCGGTTTCTGGGAGACCCGCTACACCGATATCGCCGAGGCGGCGCTGCTGCTGGCCGAGTGCCGGATGCTGACCCAGGACCACGCCGCCTTCGACCGTGAGGCGGAGGAGCTGGCGGCCCGGCTCAGGACCGATGAGCATCGGCTGCAGCTGGCCATGCTGCGGCTGCTGTCCTTCGATGCGCGTTCGATGGGGCACGAGGCGATCGAGGCCGGACGCCAGGCGCTGCGCCTGGTCGGCATCGAGCTGCCGGCGACGGTTGAGCAGCAACGCGAAGCCGTCGGCGCCGAGTTCGCCGAGTTCCAGCGGCTGATGGCCGGCCGGCCGGCCGAGGCGCTGCTGGACCTGCCGCCCCTGCGCGACCGGCGCCTGGCGGCGGCGATGCAGATCCTGTTCCGCCTGGCCCCCGACGCCCACGACACGCTGCAGCCCGAGCTGTTCGCGCTGATGGCGCTGCGCAACGCCAACCTGATGCTGCAGCACGGCAGCGACGCGCTGGCACCGGGGATCATCGTCACGCTGGCCCTGACCCTGCGGGGGCTGACCGGCGACAGCGTGACGGCCGACGCGCTGGGGCGGACGGCGATCGCCCTCGACGCACGGCTGGGCCATCCGCTGACCGCCAGCGTCACCTTCGTCTACAGCTATTTCCTCCAGCACTGGCTGCATCCGCTGGAGAACGCGCTGCAGCTCAATCTCGACGGCATCCGCGCCGGCTTCGAGATGGGCGACATCCAGTTCGCCGCCTATCACGCCGCCACCTATGTGATCCACCTGGCCTGCAATGGCGGAGCACTGCCGGAGGTGGTCCGCGCCGGCGAGGACCATCTGCGCCTGATCGGCGACCAGAACCGGACGGCGGCCGTGCATTGCCGGCTGGAGGTGGATTTCGCCGCGGCCCTGATGGGCCGGACCGCGGCGCCGACCAGCCTGGCGCGCGACCGGGTCCGCAGCGAGGCGGAAGAAGAGGACCATCTGCGGGCGCTGGGCTTCGCCGAGCGCAGCCGCTATCTGATCCGCCGGCTGCAGTTGGCCCTGCTGTTCCGGGACCTCGACGCCGCCCGGCGGCTGATCGCGCCCACCAGGGCCAACCTGCCCGGCGTCGACGCCAATGTGATCGAGGCGGACGGCGTCACCACCCTGCTTCTGGCGGCGTTGGCGGATGGCGGCGACCGGGGTGGGGATTTCGCGGCGCAGCGCGACCGGCTGCGCGCCTGGAGCACGCTGAACCCCCACAATTTCGGCGCGATGGACAGCCTGGTGGAGGCGGAGCTGGCACGGGCCGACGGCCGGGCCGGCGACGCGCTCCGTCTCTACGGCGACGCCATCCGCCGGGCCGAAGCCGGCAAGCTGACCCACTACGCCGCGCTGGCCAACGAATATGCCGGCCGCTGCTGCCTGGGCCTCGGGAACGAGGTCGCCGGCATGGCCCATCTGCGCGAGGCGGCGGCGCTATACGGCTATTGGGGGGCATCCGCGAAGGTGACGGCCCTGGAGCAGGAGTTCCCGCGGCTGGCCGCACGGTCGCGCACGGGACGCGCCTCGCTTCGCGAGCCCGGCAGCCCCGCCGGCGAGGACGATATCGATTTCCGGGCCGTGCTCCGCGCCGCGCATTCGATCTCGCGCGAGATCGACCTGCCCCGCCTGGTGCAGCGGGTCCTCGGCGCGATCCAGGAAAGCGCCGGCGCCTCCTACGGCGTCCTGGTCCTGCGGCGCGAGGACGGCCTGCATGTCGAGGCCGTCGGGCGCGACCGGGAGGTCTCGGTTCTCGCCGGCGACGGGACGGCACGCCTGGAGGCCAGCGATGCCCTGCCGCAGTCGGTGCTGTCCTACGTGCTGCGCACCCGCGAGGCCCTGGTCCTGGACAACGCACAGCATTCGCCCGAGTTCTTGCGGGATCCCTATATCCGCGCCAATCGCGTCGCCTCGGTCCTGTGTGCGCCGCTGGACGAGCGGGGGCAGGTCGACGGCCTGATCTATCTCGAGAACAACCTCGCCGCGGGGGTCTTCAGCCCCCGGCGGCTCGAGGTCGTGCAGGTCCTCGCGGCGCAGGCGGCGATCGCGCTCGCGAATGCCCGGCTGTTCACCGCCCTCGACGGCGCGCGCACCGAGCTGCTGCGGGCCAATGAAGGACTCGAGCAGAAGGTCAGCGAACGGACCGCAGAACTCGACGCCGCCCGCAACCGCGCCGTCGCCAAGGAGCGCGAGGCGCGCCGGGCCCGGCGTGCCGCCGAGGTCGCCAACCAGGCGAAGTCCCGCTTCCTGGCGGTCGTCAGCCATGAGATCCGGACGCCGATGAACGGCGTGCTCGGGATGCTGCAGATCCTCGATCGCGACCCCTTGCCCGAGGAACAGCGCCGCTATCTGGAGATCGCCGAGGAATCGGGCCGGTCCCTGCTCGACCTGATCGATGGCATCCTGGACTACGCCCGGCTGGAGAACAGCCGGGAGGCGCTGGACCTGCACGATTTCGACCTGCACCGGCTGGTGGCCGACGCCATCGAGCTGATCCGCCCCCAGGCCGCGGCCAAGGGTCTGGCCCTGACCCTGTCGATCGATGCGCCGCCGGAGGCGATCCTGCACAGCGATCCCCGCCGCCTCGGCCGGGTGCTGATCAACCTGCTCAGCAACGCAGTCAAGTTCACCTCGGAGGGCGGCATCGCCGTGACCGTCGGCCTCGACCCGATGTCGGGCGCGATGCCGCGGTCGACGCTGCATATGGCGGTGACGGACACCGGGATCGGCATCGCCCCCGACATGCATGAGCGGATCTTCGGCGACTTCATCCAGGCCGATTCATCGATCGCGCGGCGCTACGGCGGCACCGGGCTGGGCCTGGCGATCTGCCGGCGGATCGCCGACCTGCTGGGCGGCACGCTGACGGTCGACAGCGCTCCCGGCCGCGGCAGCACCTTCCGCCTGGCCGTGCCGGTGACGCCGGGCACGGCCAGGCCGGAGGCCCCGGCGCCGGTCGCGGCCGGCCCGGCCCTGTCGGTGCTGGTGGTCGACGACGACCCGATCAACCGGGCCGTGGCGGCGGGGCTGCTCGGCCGGCTGGGGCACCGGGTCACCCTCGCCGATGGCGGCCAGGCCGCGATCGAGGCTGCGGCGGCCGGGACCTTCGACGTCGTGATGATGGACCTGCACATGCCAGGCATGGACGGGCTGGAGGCCACGCGGCGGATCCGGGCCCTGCCGGGCGACCGCGAGCCGCCGCACATCCTGGCGTTGACCGCCGACCTGACCGACGGCAGCCGGCAGCGCTGCGCCCTGGCCGGCATCGAGCGCATCCTGGGCAAGCCGCTGCAGCTGGCCACGCTGCAGCGCATGCTCGCCGCCATCTCCGACTCGCGCCCGCCGGTCGAGCAGCCGGCGGCGTCGGCCGATCCGACGGCCCTGGTGGACCGCGAGTTCTATGACGAGCGCCACGAGATCCTGGGCATCCGCGAGCTGGCGCGGCTGGCCCTGATGTTCCACCGGGTGTCCCGGCCGATGGTCCGGGCGATCGGGGCCGCGGCCGACGGCGGCGACCGCAGCAGCTTGGCCCGCCTGGCCCATCGCCTGAGCAGCTCGGCCGGCGCGTTGGGCCTGGTCCGCCTCGCCCGCCATGCGGCCACGATCGAGGCTTGCGCCGGCGACGACGTGCCGGTCGACGGCCTGGCGGACATGGCGGCGGCGCTGGTGCCGCTCCGCCGCCTGTCGATCGACGCCCTGATGGCGGAGATACGGCGGTCCGCGGCTCAGCCGCGCGCGTCGGTGCGGACGCCCAGCTTGTAG